One segment of Aquimarina sp. BL5 DNA contains the following:
- the ribH gene encoding 6,7-dimethyl-8-ribityllumazine synthase, translating to MATENKNLSQYDKTTIPNSKNFRFGIVVSEWNDTITEGLFQGAFDALIDCGAIKENIVRWNVPGSFELIYGCKKMQESYDMLDAVIAIGSVIQGETKHFDFVCDGVTQGIKDLNIQSDIPVIFCVLTDNNMQQSIDRSGGKHGNKGTEAAIAAIKMAQLRKDAKF from the coding sequence ATGGCTACAGAAAATAAAAATTTATCTCAATACGATAAAACAACAATCCCAAACTCGAAAAATTTTCGGTTTGGGATTGTTGTTTCAGAATGGAATGACACAATTACTGAAGGTCTTTTTCAAGGGGCTTTTGATGCTTTAATAGACTGCGGAGCTATCAAGGAGAATATTGTAAGGTGGAATGTACCAGGAAGTTTTGAGTTAATCTATGGTTGTAAAAAAATGCAGGAATCCTACGATATGCTTGATGCGGTAATAGCTATTGGTAGTGTTATTCAGGGAGAAACAAAGCATTTTGATTTTGTATGCGACGGAGTCACTCAGGGAATTAAGGATTTAAATATCCAGAGTGATATTCCTGTAATCTTTTGTGTTCTTACTGATAATAATATGCAGCAATCGATTGATCGATCAGGTGGTAAACACGGTAATAAAGGTACAGAGGCTGCTATCGCTGCGATAAAAATGGCACAATTACGAAAAGATGCTAAGTTCTAG